The genomic region cttgtgtcagtgtgtgtgaatatagTAGGCTTATGAGGCATTGTGAGGATTGGGTCATTTCTAGTGTGTAGAAGTTAGCTGAGGCTGTAAGCTTTTGTGAATGGGTGAGGAGAAACACGTTTTATTTCTAATAACAAAAAGTATAATGTTGTCTCTTTGGTTTGGCTTTTGATTTAGTCTAATAGGAACTTTTACATGGTATGTAACTAGAAACCATCATTTCCAAAACAGTTCTTAGGGCGATTTCACGTAACTGAACATAATAATGTGTTACTTATTTTGACCAACTGTGTTGCCTATTTTCTTTGCTTTGTCTAGCAGAAGTAATGTTTTCATGTGATATTTGGCCGGACAACAGTAACAAACGGAACAATCCCTCACCTCCTTTAACGACACTGGCAGTAGACTTGTTACAGCTGGCTTTACAAGTGGGATGCACTGTTGAGCGCTACATCCCAAGGGGTTTATGATTGTACGGAGATTGTGACAGCTGGTTAAATGGCACATTTTGACAAGGCAAGTACAAGATGTATGTCAGAAGAAGTgcagtattatcataaggagaATTATACTTGGAAtaaagaggaggaatggaggcaaGAGTGGCAgaggaggtctaagagagagagggagggtgaagtaTCGAAGGTGGTAGGTGTGAGGTTCTCAGAGCCTGAGGCTTGCACTGAGGATCAGGataaagatgagtctgtgacAGTAGGTGAAGTTGTGGAAAAGTGTAcccttgccttttggctgatccatgcatggtttcagggtgggtgaAAACAGAGTTGGGTGCTGTGGAATCAGTGAAGGTAACCAGAAGCGGTCTTGTGATagttgtttgtgtttctgctggtcagaggGAGCAGGCGCTCCGTGTTAAACAAATGGGGGCAAGAGATGTGAATTGTTTTGCTCTCAAGAAAAGGGTGCCATTGAAAGGCGTGATTACTGGGTAGAAGTAAATGTGAAAGCTGACCAACTGAAGGGGAAGATTCCCGGTGTTTGTGATGTTTGTCGTTTGGTGCAACGCAGAAAGGGTGGCATGCGTGGAGAAACAGAATAGTCATTGTCTATTCTTTTGAGTTTTAATGTTGAGTCTTTGCCCAACAAAGTGATATTGGGATATATCAATTATCCTGTACAAGCTTTTGTGCTGAATACATTacgttgttacaggtgtcaagcttatgggcatgtggcagcagtgtaggagggagggtccaAGGTGTGAGAAgagtgcagaagggcatgagacaaacgAATATGTAGCATTGGGAAAAGTAGTGGTATTtgttaattgtaggggtgcccatggCGCTGGGTATCAGAAATGTCCtgtgcgagagaggcaggttgaggtttccagggttagagtagtgcagaagttgtcatatgctgaggcagtgaagaaagtagaggaagatggtcAAGGGATCCTGAGAAGAATGGTGTGagtagggaaagggggatacctagtcagttgttcaactgaatgccttcaaatgaaatgtgtcttccgcatttaacccaacccctctgaatcagaaaggTGTGAGGcgctgccttaattgacatccacgtcttcggcgcccggggaacagtgggttaactgccttgctcaggggcagaaagacagattgaGTGTAGTGTTAGATTGTAGGGTGtatgttgtattttttttaaagaaacgtATGAGCGttatactccagtctagtagatggcggtaatgcaacatttgTTGGATGCCAATCGCCGTTAAACCTCATCGAATAAGAAGCTTTTACAGCTGTTTGGCAGCTTTTTTACGTTTCAACATTAACATTTGCCTTTATATTCGTGAGGTTGTTTGGCGACTGAAGTTTACTTCCAGAGTCTTGCTTCCGAGTGTCGTTGATTAGGGTGTGGACGGAGCGCTTTCTGTGAGACAGCAGGTAAACAACCGTGCAGACATTAACTAGCTTATGTGGTTTTTATGTCGCATAACTAACCGCATCAACGTGAAGTATTTTCTAGCTATGTAACTAGCAATTGTTTTCGCTATCTGTTGCAAGTCTCCCTATCCTTGCCACGCTCTACTGTAACTACGTCCACATAACTGAGGGTGtattcgtaaattcaatctggagtgccaaaGTGCGCTCTTGACGTTCTAATTTTCAGAATGTTATCAGATTGTcggttcgtaaattcagagcatttcgCTCTCtgtgttcagagcgcacactggacgctctggcggaGGAGTAGTGTTGATCTGAGCGTTCTGCCCAAACAACGCAGTCAAGTACCCAAGCCAACTGGCTAGCTTTCTAGCAAACGTTAGACACATGAGAGAACacctctgaccattttacttgccctaacagagctggttaggctgttttcatgttatccagagcattggttattgtgctgctggcaacaatttaattacgcctTTTCAACCaggtttactgacaccggccatattcaaggGGTGTTGAGCTTTCCTAAATATGTGTCAGTTATGTAAATGTGAGACAATATATCCGCAGGAAAGTATAATGAAATCAACTTTTCAATGTGATGGTAGTGTATTCAGATTTGTCATCTGAAGAATATGCAGAACCATGTAAACACGTGCACCATCTCGGCAAATGTCCATGCATGACTTACATGTATTTTCATTCTGTTTGCATTTTTCAGGCACTACCAGGGGTTTGAAAATGATTTAATTATACTTttgtgtggatatattgtctCGCATTCCTACCTGCAAAAAGACCAACCAGTCCTGGCAATGTTTGTGGTGAAATTTTCAGATGGCAGAAACAGTTTTACAAGCTGCATTAAAATTGTGTAAGGTGATTTTGTTATTTGACATTACAGTTGCGTATAACTTCATTGCAGACTTTCAGGAGACTAATTAAATGTCTGCACTTGTTCTTCTGTTTTGCTGTGGTTTAGAAAATGTTCTGTTCATTAACCTAATCGCTGCATCATAGGACCCAGTCTAGTTTCACAATTTTGGTCTTAATgcaatctacactgaacaaaaatgtaaaacacatgtaaagtgttggtttaatgcgttgaaataaaagatcccagacattttccgaATGCACGAACTTGAGTGCATCCTTGTTGGTGAGCatgtctcctttgccaagattatccatccacttgccaggtgtgacatatcaagtaGCTGaataaatagcatgatcattacacaggtgcaccttgtgctggtgacaaaatgtgcagctttgtcacaacacaatgcaattgacatgctgactacaggaatttCTACCAGGGCTGTTGCCAGATACTTTCATGTTTCATGTTTATCTTCCATAatcctccaacgttgttttagagaatttggctgtacaaccgcagaccacgtgtgtGTGGCGAGTGGTTTACTGCTGTCAACCTTGTGAACAGAGTTCCGCACGGTGGcggtgaggttatggtatgggcaggcataagctacggacaacgaacacatttgcattttatcaatgagaaattgaatgcacagagataccatgatgagatccAGAGGCCCATTGTCGTACCATTCAGCCACCACCATCACCcatgtttcagcattataatgtacggccccatgttgcaaggatctgtagacaattcctagaagctgaaaatgtcccaattcttccattgcctgcatactcaccagacatgtcccccattgagcatgtttgggatgctctgaattgatgtgtacgacagcgtgttccagttcccaccaatatccagcaatttcGCATAGCCATTAGCGTGAGACAGCATCCCacgatcaacagcctgatcaactctatgcgaagatgTCACCCTGCATGAGACATGGtcgtcacaccagatactgactggatttctgatccacacccataCCTTTTGTAAGATACCTGTGACCAACGGatccatatctgtattcccaatcatgtgaaatccatatattagggtgtaataaatgtatttcaattgactgatttctttatgaactgtaactcagtaaaatctttgcaaTTGTTGCACACATCACACACAAATCAGTGTTTTGCAATTTGTCAAGAGGTGACAAGTTATTTGATCTTAGCAGCCCAGGTGTCTCTTTAAACTCTCTATGTGACTGAGTGACTACTACCAGTAGCCTCCTCTGTCCTACTCCTTATGTGTATCCTCTTTTCATGTAATGATTAAAAGGTCCTAAGTGAAGGAGCAGGTCTGTCTGCTGAGTCACTGCAAGCAGGAAAGGGCACTAGGCTAGTGGAGCAGCTTACCGCAGAGCACCATGACCTACCGGCTGTTTGAGGAGAAACACCATGCCTCCATCTACCAGAGGTACCGCTTTGTACCCCCAGAGGAGATCAGAGACATCATCCTGCATTACCTGGAAAGGAAGGTGAGACAAGCAAAGATAATATTACTGTTATAGACTTTGTCTTTTACATGACGTTAGACTTGTACAGTTGACATCTTAGGTTGTCTAAGATAAGTCTTTGGTGTACTGCTTCCACACAGTGTCTGAGAAGGGCATTTTTTAAACTTTCATTTCTATTGCATAATATTTCAggaatatgacattttaaatcaGATATAAACATTATCTCAACCGTTTCCTGTTTCTAAATGCTTTTGAGTATTGCGACAATAGGTCACTAAACACTGTCATCCATTATCCTACGTTATTACCATAAGCTTGAAATACCTATTTAGCAAAGACCAGAGTGttatataataacacacacactaccgttcacaagtttggggtcacttagaagtttcCTTGTTTTAGAAAGCAAAGCAATTTATtggtccattttaaaataacttcaaatttatcagaaatacagtgtagacatagttaatgttgtaaatgactaatgtagctggaaatggcagaatTTAAGGAAATATCTAAAAAAAAcctttagctgtgctaacataattgcaaaaggttttctaatgatcaattagcctttttaaaattataaactcgGATTAGCTAActcaatgtgccattggaacacaggagtgatggttgatgataatgggcctctgtacacctatgcagatattccattaaaaatcagctgtttccagctacaatagtcatttacaacattaacaatgtctactctgtatttctgatcaatgttgatgttattttaatggacaaaaaagtgtttctttcaaaaacaaggacattaaTAAGTGACtcaacttttaactggtactgtatattatctgTAGTGAACATCACATTTCAATATCACTAGCTATCGCTCTCCTTTAGTGAAGGCTAGATATATAGTGTCTCACTGGTCCCCTCTCTTCAGAAAGTCCAGCCTCATGCCCTAGCTGTGGACCTGGGCTGTGGGACGGGGCAGAACTCACGCCTGCTGGCCCCACATTTCCAGGAGGTGGTGGGCATTGACATCAGCGAATGCCAACTGGAGGAGGCCAGGGCAGTGGCAGGGTTCAACAACATCACCTACAGGTGtttgaatgtgtctgtgtgtttaaccTTGCTATCCTTTTGAGGTCcaaaagtcctcacaaggatagtaaaacaaggaaaatgtgAAGTGGGGACATTGTGCCGTTCCCCATACATTAAGAAAAACTGCTATTTTAGAGTTTGGTTAGGGTTATTTAGGGATAatatgattttgaatgggaataaatGTTTTGGTCCACACTTGGCTCGCAAAACCAACGTGTATGTTGTTTAAAAAGAAACCGTGATGACAATCTGCAGAGACTGTCAATTACACTCAGCACAAAGGTCAGCGGTAGCTTCCCACTTTCAATAGGTCCCTAGTTAATATGTTAGTTTATCTAGAAATCCTCAATGTTTGGTGCTGTGTCTTAATACTTACTATACAGGAAAGGGACAGCTGAGGAGCTGCCGTTTCCGGATGCTTCTGTGGACCTACTGACTGCAGCCTCAGCAGCCCATTGGTTTGACCAGCAGCGGTTCCTCTTGGAGGCAGGCCGGGTCCTGAAGCCTTGCGGCTGCATGGCTCTGCTTGGCTTTGCTGATAACTTCAGACTCCATTACGGCACATGTGGGGACAGACTCACTGACATCTGTGATGAGGTGAAAaacacagaactagaatgacattCTATTTTTATGGTGAC from Oncorhynchus masou masou isolate Uvic2021 chromosome 29, UVic_Omas_1.1, whole genome shotgun sequence harbors:
- the LOC135519364 gene encoding putative methyltransferase DDB_G0268948, producing MTYRLFEEKHHASIYQRYRFVPPEEIRDIILHYLERKKVQPHALAVDLGCGTGQNSRLLAPHFQEVVGIDISECQLEEARAVAGFNNITYRKGTAEELPFPDASVDLLTAASAAHWFDQQRFLLEAGRVLKPCGCMALLGFADNFRLHYGTCGDRLTDICDEFKKVLLPYTSTQVAVSNTKLKELYTAIPFPDKERIECIPLKQQISVRNIVGFMESFSTYQAFQRAEPDAATTLLQRTLNRFLKEMGVTSPDTLMEVTLEYFCVLASKPE